DNA from Rosa rugosa chromosome 6, drRosRugo1.1, whole genome shotgun sequence:
GAATCCTTGTCGGGGGAATTCTTACCTTCGTTTCGTACAACAGATATGGGATTTGATTTCAATCTATTCAGAGTATTTTACCTTACTATTTTATAGGTTTTGCATTCATTTACATGGATGACGAGAGAGATGCTGACTATGCAATACGGGGACTCGATCGGAGAGAATTTGGTCGAAAAGGGCGCAGGCTTCGTGTTGAATGGTCAAAGGTATCCAGTGTAAGTACCCTTCATCACTTTTTGCTATGTAACTGGTTGTCAGGTCTGTTTCAAGTGTATACAGTCTTAAGTACATTTATGTTCGTTGCAGCATGAGCGTGGTTCTAGAAGACCTGGTGCTTCTAGAAGGTCTTCAACTAATACAAGACCGTCAAAGACCTTGTTTGTTATAAATTTTGATCCATATCACACCAGGACCAAGGATTTGGAGAGGCATTTTGATCCATATGGGAAAATAATAAGTGTAAGGATCCGAAGGAATTTCGCTTTTGTTCAGTATGAGTCACAGGAGGATGCTACTAGGGCACTGGAGGCCACAAACATGAGGTGGGCATTTGATGATgcaactttgttttttttttctttttttttttttttctcttctggaATTGGTGTTCTTGCTTAGATGCCAATATTAGAGCAGGCTGTGATTGTTCTCCCCTGTTAATTCTTTACTAAGTTCAATATGAAGTTGcactaatttttgttttctggatTTGTCTTCATTGCAGCAAGCTGATGGACCGAGTTATATCGGTTGAATATGCAGTTCGTGATGATGATGAAAGAAGAGATGGCTATAGCCCTGACAGGAGAAGTCGTGATAGGTCACTAGAGAGAGGCCGTGACAGAAGAAGATCCCCAAGTCCCTACAAAAGAGAGAGGGGAAGCCCTGATTATGGCCGTGGCCCTAGCCCTGGTCCATACCGGAGGGAGAGGGGTAGTCCTGATTATGGACGTGGCACAAGTCCTTACCGAAGGGAGAGAGCAAGCCCTGACTATGCCCGTGGGCGCAGCCCAAGTCCTTATAGGAGGGAGAGATCTGATCGTGGGAGGGTCTCCAGTCGTAGTCCCCGAAAAGAGAGGGTGAGTGTTGATCATGGCCGTGATCGCAGCCGCAGCCGTAGTCCTTATGTTGGAAGAGATAGGGCTGTTGCTGAAAATGGCCATGCTCCAAGTCCTAGTCCTCCACCTTATAAGAGAGCTAGAGTTAGCCCTGAAAATGGTCATGGTCCCAGCAGTAGCCCTTATGAAGGAGAGAGGGCCAACAGCCCCGAAGAAGGTCGTATTCCAAGTCCCAACTCTGTGCCCGACGGCAAGGACAGCCCCAATTATGGTGGGCCTGAAAGCCCCATGCATGAGAGATATAACAGGTTTGAATTTCAATCCCGGCAACTAACTGGAGTTGTCATAATTATATGCTTGCATATCTTTTGACTTGTTATTAACACATCTCTGTTTGTCTATTGTCAACTGCAGCCGTTCACCCCAAGCTGAGGAGGAATGATCTTGGTGGTCTGTATTAGTGTCTGGTGACGTGTGGAGTCAAGATTTGTCTGTTGCAATTTGTAGTTCCCAGGACAATCCAATGTGGGTTTGATCAAGAGATACAGCTTATGTAGTTTCGTATAGCCTAGTTTTAGCTTTTAGATGCTTATGTGTTGTAGCTTCTGCTTAAAACCTTGAAGGAACTTACTATTTTCAGTTATTGTTTCTGAGCAAGACTCCTAATACAGAATTTGCCCCCATTTGGCACCAAATTAATGACATTTTATGTCGGATTTGTTAAGTTTCATTTGCTGGAAGTTGAATAGTTGATGCTCTTGCTATATTGATGTTTTCATAGCCAAAACTGTTTCTACCACTACACACGACCCTTGAACGGTAGAACCAAGACGTCAACTATGACTTGAGATGTAGTATCATTGCATAATTTTGTCATAACCATTATGACAAGTACACACTTTTACATTGAGGATCTTAATTTTCGGTTTCCACTATTCACTATGCAGTGCATCCGAATTCTAACTTGAAGGAAAGAACCGAAgacgctttttttttttttttttgatcgggaaGTTAGGAGGTTAGTAAcgcacacacccatgcagtggtacaCACCGTCATTGCGGcaaaagccagactaatccactgcaccacAGAcacacgaacccaaagggtccctcaaatctgcttgCCACGGGATGAAACTGGGATTCGAACGCAAGACCTgtgggttccagactaggctgTTCGACcagcacaccacaccacgtggttaaccGAAGACGCTTCTTTTAAGAATCTCAGTTCATATTCTCTTGTTATTACCTTTTCCAGGTCGGCCAATGATTCTGTGGCAAAGAAAATGACCGGTTTACGCGTTTCCGATCAGATAACTTTAAATATGAACAAATATATTACGGACTGCTGACACGTGCGAATTAGCCATGTGTGAACACTTACCAATCTTATCGTTCCTAATCGTAATGATAATTCCAAATTCCAAATTCCAAATTCTCTTCCCACACCCTGTCTGAGTGTGTCTCTTCCCACACTACCAACCAAATGGGAATGGCTTTCGGTGAAGAAGACAATAACTACAAAGTGGCATTAACAATGGCTTTTGTAAAGATGACCAAGTCAAAAAAGGAATTCTGAGATGCTTCTCTTCGAAGTGCTTCTTAAGTTAAGATGAAAAAGCACTAGAGTTTAGTTTGATAAACTTGATATATATCCTTGGTATATGACTGAAACTTTAAGACATTGATCTAGATAACATCCCTAATTTCTTTGACCAATCAATGTTCAAGCTCATAAAGATTATATCTAATCTGATCTTGACCCCCTAGAATTTGGATCcttaaaatttatttgttttgttaatgTTCGATTCAAATGTGAAAGAACCGACTACGAGATTCTGATGACTCATTACCTTTCATTAAGCTTATCGTTTACTCACTAACTGTTAAGATGTATAGCTTTTCCGACATTGAAGACGAAGAATGACAAGACTAAGAGATTATAGTTGAACTAGCGGTTTGCACAAGAGAGCTTTGCTTACTTGTAATCACGCTATTTGTCTAAGACTGTATCCTAATTAGTCTAAAAATGATTTCCTCCATTGTtaagataataataagattatttttACGGCTGTTACATAGGATTTAGTTCATTATTACAACTTTCTTGGATCATGTTGAGATCATGATCAGCTTTGGAACCGAAAAATCAAAGTTTGACAGAAGTTTCAAAGTCTGTAGCTTTTGTCACTTGGTGCGTGGTTTCTGTTGCTATCGTTCTGGATCCCTTTGATTTTCTGAGGATTGCTCGATTATGATTGATATTCATACGAATTACTCAATTGGGTAGCTCGGAGAAAGTAGTCaagaaagtaaaagaaataCGACTAAAACTAATTGCTCATATATAAACATCATTTTCATGTATTTATTTCTACTGTATAAACTATAGTTTGCTGTAAAAAAAGTCTCTCTAAGGTCAACAAAGAGTTATCGAGGATCTGAGACATTTTGAAACAGATTGAAACGAGTGCCGTTGCTTTTCTTGCATGCCCTAGAATTTTGTGGCATGCATGCTTATTGTCGGCAAAGATTCATTATAACATTTATGTATTATAGGTTTTAGTCGGTGCTAAATTGCTTGAATCTGTCATCTTCATTATCATTAGGGTTTGAAATGAGCCGATTTTATTGGATGCCTTTGAGTTCCACAATGAAAGCATTTCTGTCTTGAGGTTTGCAGTCAAGACCAAAGCAGTCTTTCAATGTTTGTAATGATACGACACCAAGTATTAACCGATGGGATTTGATTTTTCTGCTTTTTGGGGTAACAGAAGCAGCAGCTAGAACATGTTAAGCCAACATGGTCTttcactctttccttctttggACATTGACAGTTCTGTTGATTGTGACTCTTGTTTTTGCCATATTTAGCGATTCCCATGTCTCTCCCATCTCtatattcttctttttccaACTTTGGCTTCTAATCTCTATCTTTTTCTTTCGGGGAATGCAATCAATTGCCTTTATTCTtttctagctttttttttttttcaatcaaaaattaaatttttgttcatttcCAAGATCACTTTTCTAAAATTATTTCTagcaaaagtaaaaaaaaatccaacaatTATCAAAATACGAGACTCTTATTGGATTATAAGTTGGATTATAAGTAATCAATAACTTCCGTTTATGATATAGTTAGGtgacgaatcgatttttaattttggTGATTTTTTATAACGATGATCTTTAATCGGTAATCTTGAAAGTAAGTTGTTCAAATTACAAGAATACAACACGTACATAATGAGAATGAAAAATATAAGGTATCAATGTAGAATGTTGAAAAGCGAAAGTTGCtattttgttaattatttttttatgaccTTTTTCTTGGTCTATTAGGGTATCTTCTAAACCTTCACACTAGGGTTCAACCGAAAGTTGGACTCATATAATGACAAAGAGAGCATGAAGAAACATTCTGCTAACAACTACAAGAATGAGGTCGATCGGACGCACGATTGCTCATACTGACACCAAACACATTCAAAAACATGGAACCCAAATCTCGGGGGTCAAAGGCGATGTTAAAGACACTGAATATGAAGCATGTGTAGAATTTTCTACACGTTTTTATGACTTAAAGACGATGGTTTGTCTTAATAATTTGACTCCGAAAAGAGGGCTTATCACTCGTGGTTTTACATGCACTTTTCATTAGAGTTTTAGAACCTCTAAATTATTTGATATTTATAAACATCTAGAAACAGTGAAAGACCAACCCACTCAACACTCAATTCATGCCGTGTGGAACCATGAATGCCATCCACTTGGCAGTGTTTCTCTATTGAGCAGCGATACAACTTTCAACGGCTTCAtcaaatttatataaaaaagaCTTCAAAGGGGAAAAAACCCAACAAAAGCTGACTTTTCTCTTTTCCATTTTCATTAAGATACTTGCCATTTTGGTAATGGGGTTCAACCAAAAATAGTGCCATTCAACCCTATATATTGTCCCATCCCCCAAAGGGGAGATGAATTATTGAATTAAGATACCCAATTTCGACATGGTTTTGAATGAGCGGTTCCGTATGAGACCCAGGTACTTGTGAAGCCTTACAGGTACTTTCAATTGTTTAACTCGGTGCCTGCAGTTGAGAGTTAATGAAATGCTAATTACAAATAGCAAAGTTGAAAGCGATTTGGACTCTTAAAAGAGACGGATTCTATATTGTTTACTTACTTAATTATTAatactttaatttttttaagacATTTCATccaacacatttttttttttactttaaaaCTATCACGAGTTTTTTTACTGTTACTAACAGATGAACGGAGTCCTTCTTTGGACTTATCCATCCATCAGTCATAAACTGttgaaataaaaagtaaaaaaaaaaaaaccttgtcaAGGCCAAGGTGGTGGAGCAGTGCAACTGTGCAAGCTTTGCATTAAGCCAAATGTGTATATCCATGAAGCAAATTAGCAAACAATTCTGGGCTGGCAACAGGGTGTAATATATTATTCCCCTTAATCCTTGGCTTGTCTAGCTCaatatttttcgaaaatttTCCCTGCATCATAAATGGGTCCCTAAATCAATGGGCTTATTTGGCTTCTACCTAGAAATCAAGTCCAAGTataactggccaagtcatttTTGTCTCATTTCCCTCTTGTCTAATCTTTCCTAACCGAAAACGTTACAAACTTTGACCTGATTAATCAATCTAAATTGATATGTAATTAGTGTTGGGATTTGAGGACATAAATTTAGAACAAGAAACAAACACACACCAGCTTATAAATTAGATCTAGCTCAGCAAAATCTTAGTTCAGCAGAAATATACTgtatttcttattttttatttttgctcATGGTGTTTGAGAAATGAAAGTGGATTTTACACCCATCTCTCACTAGGTGTTGCTGACTTGCTGGCCGGTCATTACAAAGACACAATAGTCCCTCCAAAAAAGCACCCACTATATTCAAAGCTCATCCCCTCACCCCCCCCTAAGCCCTATATAAACCCCTTCACAGATCTCTCTCCATCTcattctccctctctctcattttcttaAGCTTGATTCCAATTGATCCTCCTAAACCCACAAACACTTATAATAATCATAATGTGCAAGATGACATCTCCTCCTCTCTGCTGCTCATGCAATGGCAATTCAGACTTTGTGTCAAACTCAGAAGACCCCAAACCCCTTCTCAGCACCCCATTGATCTCCAAAACCATAGCTCATCCCAGAAAGGAACAAAAACCCCAAACACTACAAAAACCCCAGAAATCCCATCTCTCCTTGGCTCTGAAAGAAGCAAAATCCATAGCTAGTATTGCTTTCCCTATGATTCTTACCGGCCTTTTACTCTATTCCCGGTCCATGATCTCCATGCTCTTCCTCGGCCGCCTCGGTGACCTGGCCTTAGCCGGCGGCTCCTTGGCCGTTGGCTTTGCCAACATCACCGGATACTCCATCTTATCCGGTCTCGCCATGGGAATGGAACCTATTTGCGGCCAAGCTTTTGGTGCCAAAAAACATACTCTGCTCGGCCTCTGTTTGCAAAGAACAGTTCTTCTCCTTGTACTTACCTCCATACCCATTTCAATTCTCTGGCTCAACATGAAGAAACTCCTAATCCTTTGCGGCCAAGACGAGGCTATTTCCATTGAAGCCCAATCATACCTCCTTTGTTCACTTCCCGATCTTCTTGCTCAGTCTCTGTTACACCCTTTGCGAATTTACTTAAGATCTCAATCCATCACTCTGCCTCTGACATTCTGCGCAACTCTGGCAATCATCCTTCACATTCCCATCAACTACTTTCTGGTTTCGCACCTAAATTTGGGAATCCAAGGTGTTGCCTTAAGCGGCGTTTGGTCGAATTTCAATCTCGTAATTTCTTTGATACTCTACATCATGATCTCCGGCGTGTACAAGAAAACTTGGGGAGGTATTTCCATGGAGTGTTTCCGAGAATGGAAGACTCTTCTCAATTTGGCCATACCAAGCTGCATTTCTGTTTGCCTTGAATGGTGGTGGTACGAGATCATGATCTTGCTCTGTGGTTTGTTACTGAACCCAAGAGCAACCGTTGCATCAATGGGGGTTTTAATCCAGACCACTGCTTTAATCTACATCTTCCCTTCCTCTCTGAGCTTCAGTGTGTCCACACGTGTTGGGAACGAAACCGGAGCAAACAACCCGAAAAAGGCAAAGCTCGCGGCCATTGTGGGGCTTTGTTGCAGCTTCATTCTAGGCCTAACAGCTCTCATCTTTGCAGTGATGGTGAGGAACATATGGGCCAGCATGTTCACTCAAGACAAGGAAATCATAGCCCTCACATCGTTGGTCCTGCCCATAATTGGGCTCTGCGAGCTGGGAAACTGCCCGCAGACAACCGGCTGCGGCGTGCTGAGAGGCACGGCGCGGCCGAAAGTTGGGGCCAACATAAACCTGGGGTGCTTTTACATTGTGGGaatgccggtggcggtggggttggGGTTCTTTGCCGGATTAGACTTCATGGGACTATGGCTCGGACTTTTGGCGGCGCAGGCTTCCTGTGCTGTGACCATGTTGGTGGTTTTGGGTGTTACAGATTGGAAGTTTGAAGCCCAGAAAGCCAAACAGTTGACAGGAGCTGCTGGAGTTGTGGATGACAGCGCAGAGGTTAAGGAAGACAAGACAGACAAAGCTGAAATcaagggagaagaagattgtttatttttattaggtgatgaattagatttcgcTAATGATAATGACAATAATGAGAGTAGTAATAATAGTGATTCCAATGTTtagtttatgattttttttttcggtgtATACTGTATAGTAGACTAGTAGTCTCTAGGTGCATCAGTGCATGTAGATCAAGAGCAGGGGGGTCTGTCTTTGTTTTGGGGGAAGGAGGTTATTTGTGTCTGTCTCCATGAGTTTCATACTTGCAGTGAAATTCAACTCTAAGCTGTAAAATGTTGAATTTCATATGAAGTATAGCTAGAGAACGTACATGGTCATCTCCACCCTTTTTCTGTATCTTGTACTCGGATACAGTCATTGAAGAAGAATTACTTTGCAAACCACAATCTGTCCCTTGGTTTGAATTTGATTATAAGGAACAGAGAAGCTGCCAACTGTTTTCAATTGTTTTCTTGCAGTTTGATAGTTGATGCAGTGGTAGTAGACCAGCTGCAAGAAGTTGGCTAGCTATCACTACATGGACGGTTTTGAAAGTGATGTGACTATCATTGCATCGAAGATTTGATATTAATGTATCGATCTATTAATGTACCATAAAAATTTTACTTACTAAAATGTAAGAGTTCTAAATTAGATATAAAGTGGAATACTGACTGATAGATAGAACaattaaatattttgaaatatAGAAATATTCAAAAATATTTTAAGTTAGATTAAGTCTTTACGGACAAGATTCTGATATCATTGTAAACAATCATTATATTctaaatatataaattaatttAAGTTCTCTAATTGACCAACGGTATATATtaacactacaagaaaaatagTCTATGACAACATCATATTTACAACATGCTGTAAATGCTCGTTGTCATCTCTAATATTCTACAACATGCGCAGAAAGAGTgttgtattaaattatttacCACTACATGCATCATTTGCATGTTGTTAATTTCGTTATCGATAACTCAGTTTGCACGTTGTTGTCTACTTGTTGTCAATTAATGTATCAACAAGTAGGAGTGCATGTTGTTAAATATTTTCAAAACAACAACGTGCAGCTAACGCGGTCGAAACTTTGagataaaagattaaaaaaaaaagaaaaaacaaaagggcCTGTTGACTAAAGTCagtaaaaaaaagaagcatCAGCTCTCTAAATCCATCATAGACCCAAAACATATAAAATCCTGGGCTTGAAGAATTGAGCTCTGAAGCTCTCAATTCTCAAACCCTAAACCGCCCGAAACGATCGCTTCCCTCCGTCGCCACTCTCAATTGGATCGACGACTTCACTATGGAGCAAGACTGCTTGTCCGGCGTCGCCGCCGTCGAGCACGTCCTGCTTAGCCGACGGCAGGGTCGAGTTTGCCTTTGGCTGAGCTCCTCCAATCCCTCCCGTAGTCCCATACCTCCCAAGCGCCGCCCAGCGTCGGCTACGTCCTTACTAGTTCATCCTCTGCCTCGGCTCCGTCGACCGCGCCACTGACTCCGCCGACCTCGGTTGTCAATCTCTAATGCATTTCCGGCGTTACGGCTACGAAGgtacttctttctttcttcatatTACCTGTTCCACCGTTTCGCACCTTTAATTTCATCATCTAGCTAGGTTCCTATTTCATTCTAATCATCATGTTCTTgtttgaaaattgtttgatgaactCAGGTTTTAGTCTCGCAGATGCAAAACACTGTTATTCATTCGCTTGTTCATGTTTTGCTTGTTCTTCCTGATTTGGCATTTTGTCGAACACTTGGTGTGCATTGAAAATAAAGATGATTCATGCTAGATAGTGAGTTTTATGTAAAAATTCGATAGTATCACTAAATTGTAATGATTTATAGCCAATATTGCGACTTTCTCAGTGATAAAATATGTTTTGTGTTTCTTCTTGGGAGGATTAGATTTGCATAATGTATAAGGGTTTATTGGTTTCTTGGTTGTTGAGAAATGGTGAGAAAAGAGAACAATATGTCTAGCATGGAAGGTCACCAAGTAAAATATGTTGTAAGAGCATTGCTAAATAGGGATCTACAATTGTGTCACTACTCACTACTATTTTCAGCAAATGTGGTGTTGATTTTAGAATTAGTATGAACAACACTTATATGATGTCTTAAGGTCGATCAAAAGTGGTTTATATTTGAATTAGTTGTGAGAATTTGTAAAACATATCCTAAATAAGGTACTTAGTAGGATTTTGTGGGTATCTCAGAAAAAGAAGATGAGAACCTGGGTATCTCATACATGTTCCACTGCTATTTGGTTAGTAGATTTCAGAAATAGTTAATTCGTTATACCTAACCATAGACCTCTTTACcaattttttggtctgaaaaagtGATGGCACTATATACATTACTATAATGTTGTTTGAGTGTTAACAGAAACATAAAGCCTTGGTGGTTAGCAAGTGCTATTTTCATactttttttaaatattgacaTGAGAAAAGAATGCAGCAGGGGATGTGATCTGAAAGCCATAGACACACCAAACCCTACATTAATTATATTATCAAAACAGATTATGCCACCACAAAGACAAAGTAGTTGGTTTTATTGCTTCTGAGGTCATTGCCAGAGAAGGAATTAATTATAGTTTTCAGCAATGTCACAACTTCAAATCAGTGGCACCTACTAAACTGCCAAAGTGATAGCATCCAAGACTCAAATTTGTATGATTGATTCGCTAATATAACCGAGGGAAAATTCATACCCTAAACCAAGGCTAGTTTCCTGATTCCTAAAACAAACTGGGATTTAAGCTATCAAACCTATAACGTGCACTGTGTGTCTATGTGTCTGTCATCTATTGCATTGATTCAGAACCCTTGCTGTAAATTCATTGTTTCTTTTCCAAGTCTTTTTCTGTTCACCATTTCCCTCCTGGTTCTTTGTTTGGATCACATTGTTTCCAACTTCTTATCTCTATGTGTTTGGGCAAGCATACTCTGAATCTATACACCCTTAACCTTGTGatcaaataaatttttatttaatctccTTGAGTTATCATTTTAAAAACCAAGTAGATATTAAACTACTTGAATGGATTCTTCTGTACATATTGATCCTTGAGTTATATGCTTTTTGTCTAAAAGGGATTGGGGGGTTTCCTTTCTGGGCCAAATTCCAACCCCATGAGACAAACAAATAGCTACTTCTTGACTACTCCTCAGCTTATAAAGTCTTTTATTGCTGTCAAAGTCTTTATTGATCGATTTCATTTTGATTATGTTGACATTTGCTGCTGTACTGCACTGTTATTGTTGATAAGTTGGTGAATGCCTACATAATTCTCAATCTTCTGTGTCAAAAATATATGATGTTTCATTATTCTGGCTTTCCTGCTGTGTGTAGTTTTTCATTAAGAGACTCTACAGAACAGGAATGCAATAAGTCAGCCATTCTCAGTCACTGGTATCATGTTGCATAATGAAATTTACAACTATTTATTGAATTTCCTTTTCCTTGATAATCTTTAGAAAGTTCTTATCATTCATATAATGTCCACATAATTTCCTTTTCATTAGTCTTCTTGTACCTTGTTTTACAGAAAAACTACCATCGATTCATGTATCTTGGTTGTTGCACTGAAACTTATTCTACAGATTATTTCAATTAGAATGCATGTATTATTATTTGTGATGACTGTAACTTGTGCTTCTGTATCTGTGTAGTTAATACTTGTCCTTGTCAAAGTGTTAATTAGATTAGAAGGAATAGCAATTGAGTGGTACTGTAGTAGTGGTTCTAAGTTCTAAGTTCTAAGTTCAGAAGGACTAATGTGCCTACGCTATATATGATTTCGTGCCTTCTAGTTTGAGGTACAGTTTCTGTCAAGATGGAGAAACAATGGCTGCAATTTGATAGAGAAAAGGAACAgacaaagaagaggaaaagaggtgatgaagaacagaaaaagaaggggaaaaagaagaggaggaagtggACCAATCAATGCTCCAAGCAATGATCTTGAAAATAGCAGATGTGCACTTTTGAATTGGAACaattatgaagaagatgaagtggtAGCTGAAGGAATGATCTCTTCAACAAATCCAAGTACAAAAGTTCATTGTGTGCCTCTTGGACGAAATTGTTGGAAGGTTTGGGTTGATGTGGTGTTTGATGAGTATCAGACTATGGAAGTGTACAGATTAACCATGGATGCCAAACAACTTGGTGAAGCTATAGGAAGCACTCTTGCATGGCCCAAAAGCTCCATTGAAATGCTTCCTTAGTAGTTGAAGTAGCAGGTACATTTTGCTTTACTAGAGAATTTATGTAGGTCAGGAAGTACCATGCATGTTTTGTCAATGCTGGTGAACAAAGAATCCAGTACTTTGTCATGCAtgttttgtaaagaacatatgtaTAAGAGAATGTGGCACTCCTAATGaaatgtatatttttcatacATGGTTAGTGTACGTGTACTAATATTGGCATGTGAATGTGTTTAAGTAATGGTGAATGTTTATAGAGGTACAGGAAAGCATAGCCCAACAAATTGGGTGCAATAATATATGCTGAAACGTTGTAACAACGTATGTAATATGACAACATACCATGTATGCTGTCGAAAACTAAAGACAACATGCTGAGAGTGTTGTTAAAACTTACAACATGCACTTGAAACGTTGTTGAAAATTTATGACAACGTGCAGAgctcattgttgaataattacaacAACGTGCTTCACCTCTTTTTGACAACATGCAAAGTGCGATGTTCAGGACTCGAGGACTTTTAATGACTCTGGCATCTACAACATGCGCCAAACGTTGTCAAAAGTGATTGACAACGCTAATTGCATGTTGTTAAAcatgttttttcttgtagtgtaaGCTATGTGATACAAATTAGCattatttccaaaaaaaatttttttttcattcttagAACATGTTTACCCAAAATAACAATGGTTCAAAGATCGATGTTTGAGAAAAATTGTTTAAGGTTACCAAATATTTAGAAAAATTGTTTATACCAAAACCTATTTTCAATTGGGGTGTTAAGTTCTTAATACTTAAATGCAATATTACCCAATCAAATGAAGGATTCAGATGGATGCTTTCTGGGACTTGAAACTTGATCAATTGGTCTGCATTGATTGGCCGGAGTCAGCTGACCGGTGCAAAAGGCCGGCCGGCTACATTTGTCGGACTTGGTCTGAGAGGTACATGATCGATGCACGTTTTTAGGTAACATGATCAATCATGATGTCGTCATTCACATGCAATCAATTAATAAGAACAACATGCAGTCTAGCTAGCTTTGAGTATACATGAAACCAGGAATCTTACTATTACTACTGCAGATCGAGAAATGG
Protein-coding regions in this window:
- the LOC133714845 gene encoding serine/arginine-rich splicing factor RS41 isoform X1 is translated as MRPIFCGNFEYDARQNDLERLFGRYGKVDRVDMKAGFAFIYMDDERDADYAIRGLDRREFGRKGRRLRVEWSKVSSHERGSRRPGASRRSSTNTRPSKTLFVINFDPYHTRTKDLERHFDPYGKIISVRIRRNFAFVQYESQEDATRALEATNMSKLMDRVISVEYAVRDDDERRDGYSPDRRSRDRSLERGRDRRRSPSPYKRERGSPDYGRGPSPGPYRRERGSPDYGRGTSPYRRERASPDYARGRSPSPYRRERSDRGRVSSRSPRKERVSVDHGRDRSRSRSPYVGRDRAVAENGHAPSPSPPPYKRARVSPENGHGPSSSPYEGERANSPEEGRIPSPNSVPDGKDSPNYGGPESPMHERYNSRSPQAEEE
- the LOC133714845 gene encoding serine/arginine-rich splicing factor RS41 isoform X2; the protein is MDDERDADYAIRGLDRREFGRKGRRLRVEWSKVSSHERGSRRPGASRRSSTNTRPSKTLFVINFDPYHTRTKDLERHFDPYGKIISVRIRRNFAFVQYESQEDATRALEATNMSKLMDRVISVEYAVRDDDERRDGYSPDRRSRDRSLERGRDRRRSPSPYKRERGSPDYGRGPSPGPYRRERGSPDYGRGTSPYRRERASPDYARGRSPSPYRRERSDRGRVSSRSPRKERVSVDHGRDRSRSRSPYVGRDRAVAENGHAPSPSPPPYKRARVSPENGHGPSSSPYEGERANSPEEGRIPSPNSVPDGKDSPNYGGPESPMHERYNSRSPQAEEE
- the LOC133717057 gene encoding protein DETOXIFICATION 49 — translated: MCKMTSPPLCCSCNGNSDFVSNSEDPKPLLSTPLISKTIAHPRKEQKPQTLQKPQKSHLSLALKEAKSIASIAFPMILTGLLLYSRSMISMLFLGRLGDLALAGGSLAVGFANITGYSILSGLAMGMEPICGQAFGAKKHTLLGLCLQRTVLLLVLTSIPISILWLNMKKLLILCGQDEAISIEAQSYLLCSLPDLLAQSLLHPLRIYLRSQSITLPLTFCATLAIILHIPINYFLVSHLNLGIQGVALSGVWSNFNLVISLILYIMISGVYKKTWGGISMECFREWKTLLNLAIPSCISVCLEWWWYEIMILLCGLLLNPRATVASMGVLIQTTALIYIFPSSLSFSVSTRVGNETGANNPKKAKLAAIVGLCCSFILGLTALIFAVMVRNIWASMFTQDKEIIALTSLVLPIIGLCELGNCPQTTGCGVLRGTARPKVGANINLGCFYIVGMPVAVGLGFFAGLDFMGLWLGLLAAQASCAVTMLVVLGVTDWKFEAQKAKQLTGAAGVVDDSAEVKEDKTDKAEIKGEEDCLFLLGDELDFANDNDNNESSNNSDSNV